The Leifsonia williamsii genome includes a region encoding these proteins:
- a CDS encoding bifunctional aldolase/short-chain dehydrogenase, translating to MTNETVAALLARSNRLGSDPKNTNYAGGNTSAKGTETDPVTGEPVELLWVKGSGGDLGTLKEQGLAVLRLDRLRALQNVYPGVEREDEMVAAFDYTLHGKGGAAPSIDTAMHGLVDAAHVDHLHPDSGIAIATAADGEELTKTIFGGRVVWVPWRRPGFQLGLDIAAIKAANPEAIGTILGGHGITAWGATSEEAEANSLWIIKTAEEYIAANGRPDPFGPVLEGYEALPEGERRAKAAALAPHLRAIASTDKVQVGHFTDAEVVLDFLAHAEHPRLAALGTSCPDHFLRTKVKPLVLDLPADASIEDSVARLEELHEAYRADYQAYYDRNATADSPAIRGADPAIILIPGVGMFSYGANEQTARVAGEFYINAINVMRGAEALSHYAPIDEAEKFRIEYWALEEAKLQRMPKPKPLAGRVALVTGAASGIGKAIATRLAAEGACVVIADLDLEKAQAAAAEIGNADVALGVAANVTDEKAIDEAIAAALLQFGGLDLVVNNAGLSISKPLLETTTADWDLQHDVMAKGSFLVSRAAAKVLIDQKLGGDIVYISSKNSIFAGPNNIAYSATKADQAHQVRLLAAELGDHGIRVNGINPDGVVRGSGIFAGGWGAKRAAVYGVPEEELGKYYAQRTLLKREVLPEHVANAVFVLCTSDLDHTTGLHIPVDAGVAAAFLR from the coding sequence ATGACCAACGAGACCGTCGCGGCCCTCCTGGCCCGCTCGAACCGCCTCGGGTCCGACCCGAAGAACACCAACTACGCCGGCGGCAACACCTCCGCCAAGGGCACCGAGACCGACCCCGTCACCGGCGAGCCGGTCGAGCTGCTCTGGGTGAAGGGCTCGGGGGGCGACCTCGGCACGCTGAAGGAGCAGGGCCTCGCGGTGCTGCGCCTCGACCGCCTCCGCGCACTGCAGAACGTCTACCCCGGCGTCGAGCGCGAGGACGAGATGGTCGCCGCCTTCGACTACACGCTCCACGGCAAGGGCGGCGCAGCGCCGTCGATCGACACCGCGATGCACGGCCTCGTGGATGCGGCGCACGTCGACCACCTCCACCCCGACTCCGGCATCGCGATCGCGACCGCGGCCGACGGCGAGGAGCTGACCAAGACGATCTTCGGCGGTCGCGTCGTGTGGGTGCCGTGGCGCCGCCCCGGCTTCCAGCTCGGCCTCGACATCGCCGCGATCAAGGCGGCGAACCCGGAGGCGATCGGCACCATCCTCGGCGGCCACGGCATCACCGCCTGGGGCGCCACGAGCGAGGAGGCCGAGGCCAACTCCCTGTGGATCATCAAGACCGCCGAGGAGTACATCGCGGCCAACGGCCGTCCAGACCCGTTCGGTCCCGTCCTGGAGGGTTACGAAGCCCTGCCCGAGGGCGAGCGCCGCGCCAAGGCGGCCGCGCTGGCTCCGCACCTGCGCGCCATCGCCTCCACCGACAAGGTGCAGGTCGGCCACTTCACCGACGCGGAGGTCGTGCTCGACTTCCTCGCGCACGCCGAGCACCCGCGCCTGGCCGCGCTGGGCACGAGCTGCCCCGACCACTTCCTGCGCACGAAGGTGAAGCCGCTGGTCCTCGACCTGCCGGCCGACGCCTCCATCGAGGACTCGGTCGCCCGGCTCGAGGAGCTGCACGAGGCGTACCGCGCCGACTACCAGGCGTACTACGACCGCAACGCGACCGCGGACTCCCCCGCGATCCGTGGTGCGGACCCGGCGATCATCCTCATCCCGGGCGTCGGGATGTTCTCCTACGGCGCCAACGAGCAGACCGCCCGCGTCGCCGGCGAGTTCTACATCAACGCGATCAACGTGATGCGCGGCGCCGAGGCGCTCTCGCACTACGCGCCGATCGACGAGGCCGAGAAGTTCCGCATCGAGTACTGGGCGCTGGAGGAGGCGAAGCTGCAGCGCATGCCGAAGCCGAAGCCGCTCGCCGGCCGCGTCGCGCTCGTCACCGGCGCCGCCTCCGGCATCGGCAAGGCCATCGCCACGCGTCTGGCCGCCGAGGGCGCGTGCGTCGTCATCGCCGACCTCGACCTGGAGAAGGCGCAGGCCGCCGCGGCCGAGATCGGGAACGCCGACGTCGCCCTGGGCGTCGCCGCCAACGTCACCGACGAGAAGGCGATCGACGAGGCCATCGCCGCCGCGCTCCTCCAGTTCGGCGGCCTCGACCTGGTCGTGAACAACGCCGGCCTCTCCATCTCCAAGCCGCTGCTGGAGACCACGACGGCCGACTGGGACCTCCAGCACGACGTCATGGCCAAGGGCTCGTTCCTGGTCTCGCGCGCCGCGGCCAAGGTGCTGATCGACCAGAAGCTCGGCGGCGACATCGTCTACATCTCGTCGAAGAACTCGATCTTCGCCGGCCCGAACAACATCGCGTACTCGGCGACGAAGGCCGACCAGGCCCACCAGGTGCGCCTGCTGGCCGCCGAGCTCGGCGACCACGGCATCCGCGTCAACGGCATCAACCCCGACGGTGTCGTGCGCGGCTCCGGCATCTTCGCCGGCGGCTGGGGCGCCAAGCGCGCCGCGGTCTACGGCGTGCCGGAGGAGGAGCTGGGCAAGTACTACGCGCAGCGCACGCTGCTCAAGCGCGAGGTGCTGCCGGAGCACGTGGCCAACGCGGTGTTCGTCCTCTGCACCAGCGACCTCGACCACACGACCGGTCTGCACATCCCCGTGGACGCCGGCGTGGCGGCGGCGTTCCTGCGATGA
- the rhaI gene encoding L-rhamnose isomerase, with protein MTLTDDIRSQLALQAIELPSWAFGNSGTRFKVFGTPGTARDPFEKISDAAQVHRHTGLAPTVALHIPWDKVDSYADLKKHAEDNGVELGTVNSNTFQDDDYKFGSVTHWDDRIRQKAIDHHFECIDIMNETGSRDLKIWLADGTNYPGQDSMRARQDRLADSLQKIYERIGEGQRLVLEYKFFEPAFYHTDVPDWGTSYVQTAALGDRAMVCLDTGHHAPGTNIEFIVMQLLRLGKLGSFDFNSRFYADDDLIVGAADPFQLFRIVFEVIRGGGYANPDVAFMLDQCHNLEAKIPGQIRSVLNVQEATAKALLVDTEALDAAQRAGDVLAANTVFMDAFNTDVRADLAAWRETRGLPADPMAAYKASGYQQKIEADRVGGTQAGWGA; from the coding sequence ATGACCCTCACCGACGACATCCGCTCGCAGCTCGCGCTGCAGGCGATCGAGCTCCCCAGCTGGGCGTTCGGCAACTCGGGCACCCGGTTCAAGGTGTTCGGCACCCCCGGCACCGCGCGCGACCCGTTCGAGAAGATCTCGGACGCCGCCCAGGTGCACAGGCACACCGGCCTCGCGCCGACCGTGGCGCTCCACATCCCGTGGGACAAGGTCGACTCGTACGCCGACCTCAAGAAGCACGCCGAGGACAACGGCGTCGAGCTCGGCACCGTGAACTCGAACACCTTCCAGGACGACGACTACAAGTTCGGGTCGGTCACGCACTGGGACGACAGGATCCGCCAGAAGGCGATCGACCACCACTTCGAGTGCATCGACATCATGAACGAGACCGGGTCGCGCGACCTCAAGATCTGGCTCGCCGACGGCACCAACTACCCGGGCCAGGACTCGATGCGGGCCCGGCAGGACCGGCTGGCCGACAGCCTCCAGAAGATCTACGAGCGCATCGGCGAAGGCCAGCGCCTCGTGCTCGAATACAAGTTCTTCGAGCCGGCGTTCTACCACACCGATGTTCCGGACTGGGGCACCAGCTACGTACAGACCGCCGCGCTCGGCGACCGCGCGATGGTGTGCCTCGACACCGGCCACCACGCGCCGGGCACGAACATCGAGTTCATCGTCATGCAGCTGCTGCGCCTCGGCAAGCTCGGCTCGTTCGACTTCAACAGCCGCTTCTACGCCGACGACGACCTGATCGTGGGAGCCGCGGACCCGTTCCAGCTGTTCCGCATCGTCTTCGAGGTGATCCGCGGCGGCGGCTACGCCAACCCGGACGTGGCCTTCATGCTCGACCAGTGCCACAACCTCGAGGCGAAGATCCCGGGCCAGATCCGCTCGGTGCTCAACGTGCAGGAGGCGACGGCCAAGGCCCTCCTCGTCGACACGGAGGCGCTCGACGCCGCCCAGCGCGCCGGCGACGTGCTCGCCGCCAACACCGTCTTCATGGACGCCTTCAACACCGACGTGCGCGCCGACCTCGCCGCCTGGCGCGAGACCCGCGGCCTCCCGGCCGACCCGATGGCCGCCTACAAGGCGTCCGGGTACCAGCAGAAGATCGAGGCCGACCGCGTTGGCGGTACCCAGGCCGGATGGGGAGCGTGA